One region of Vibrio sp. FE10 genomic DNA includes:
- a CDS encoding FAD-binding and (Fe-S)-binding domain-containing protein — translation METNTSHERVIDAQAYQQLEAILAQKIETERIVTQEAKRLAYGTDASFYRLVPKMVLRLKNLDEVIFTIQSCRELGIHFTFRAAGTSLSGQAVSDSVLITLTDDWRGHEIVDNGNQIILQPGVIGADANKYLAPFQRKIGPDPASINTCKIGGIAANNASGMCCGTAQNSYRTVESMKIVLSDGSLLDTADNASVEAFKQSHKALFEGIVDLHRQTSSNQELADRIRHKYRLKNTTGYALNALVDYHDPIEIIKHLMIGSEGTLGFIAEITYNTVIEHPNKASALLVFADIEQASKAVTTLSKTPVAAVELMDGRALRSVADKPGMPAFMPSLDLEAAAILVESHASSQQDLDLQCKSILDALTEYTIVESVPFTSDPKTVATLWGIRKGMFPAVGAVREVGTTVIIEDVAFPVENLANGIRELQELFDKYEYSEAIIFGHALEGNLHFVFTQGFDSQTEIDRYGGFMDDVAELVAVKYQGSLKAEHGTGRNMAPYVELEWGKDGYALMQQIKALFDPERLLNPGVIINDNPNSHITNLKPMPAADDLVDRCIECGFCEPVCPSRTLTLSPRQRIVLYRELQRRRAAGEEIEASELEKTFEYQGIDTCAATGLCAERCPVGINTGDLIKKLRIAKYEKFTPIAKWTADHFSTTTKLTKAGLKTNQVASKVLGANTVGKLTNGLRSMTKGATPVWMPEMPQSNSHSLTASPVTAENSSNHKKVVYLPSCASRTMGQQSDAGDQRPLTEVTMSLLNKAGFEVILPKKLDDQCCGMPYDSKGMTDLAQSKAQQLEEVLWQASRQGEYPVLMDTSPCAKRSIEQFTKPLEVLEPTGFVNQYLLEHLTLEPLQETVMLHVTCSSRRMGLEGAMLNLAKACTEEVIVPEHIQCCGWAGDKGFTTPELNEAAVHPLKEQVPSNCTRGFSNSRTCEIGLSHHSGIPYQSILYLVDEVAQ, via the coding sequence ATGGAGACAAACACATCCCATGAGCGAGTAATAGACGCACAAGCTTATCAGCAGCTTGAAGCGATACTGGCTCAAAAAATAGAAACGGAACGCATTGTCACTCAAGAGGCAAAGCGCTTGGCTTACGGCACCGATGCGAGTTTTTATCGCTTGGTGCCGAAAATGGTTCTAAGGCTTAAGAACTTAGACGAAGTCATATTCACCATTCAAAGCTGTCGCGAACTGGGCATTCATTTTACCTTTCGCGCCGCTGGCACTAGCCTTTCAGGGCAAGCCGTTTCAGACTCGGTACTCATCACTCTAACCGACGACTGGCGTGGACACGAGATCGTCGATAACGGCAATCAAATCATCCTGCAACCCGGTGTGATTGGTGCCGATGCCAACAAATACCTCGCCCCTTTCCAACGTAAAATCGGCCCAGATCCGGCCTCAATCAATACTTGTAAGATCGGTGGTATCGCGGCGAATAACGCCAGCGGCATGTGTTGTGGTACTGCACAAAACTCTTATCGCACCGTCGAGAGCATGAAAATCGTATTGAGTGATGGTTCCCTACTTGATACAGCAGATAACGCCAGCGTTGAGGCTTTCAAGCAATCACACAAAGCGCTGTTTGAAGGTATTGTTGATTTACACAGACAGACTAGCTCGAATCAAGAGCTGGCAGACAGAATCCGCCATAAGTACCGCCTCAAAAATACCACTGGCTACGCGCTTAATGCATTGGTCGATTACCACGACCCAATTGAGATCATCAAACACCTGATGATTGGCTCTGAAGGTACACTAGGCTTCATCGCAGAGATCACCTACAACACGGTGATCGAACACCCAAACAAAGCTTCGGCGCTGTTGGTGTTTGCCGACATCGAACAAGCAAGCAAAGCCGTGACTACGCTATCAAAAACACCGGTTGCTGCGGTTGAATTGATGGATGGCAGAGCACTGCGTTCAGTGGCTGATAAACCGGGTATGCCTGCATTTATGCCAAGCTTGGATTTAGAAGCTGCGGCTATTTTGGTTGAATCACACGCCAGCTCCCAGCAGGACTTAGATTTACAATGTAAATCAATTTTGGACGCATTAACTGAATACACGATTGTTGAATCGGTTCCTTTCACTTCCGATCCAAAGACAGTCGCGACCCTATGGGGCATCCGAAAAGGCATGTTCCCTGCCGTTGGAGCCGTTCGTGAAGTCGGTACGACCGTTATCATTGAAGACGTGGCGTTCCCTGTCGAAAACCTAGCTAATGGTATTCGAGAGCTGCAAGAGTTGTTCGATAAATACGAATACAGTGAAGCGATCATTTTTGGTCACGCCCTCGAAGGCAACCTGCACTTTGTATTTACTCAAGGCTTCGACAGCCAAACAGAAATCGATCGCTACGGCGGTTTCATGGACGACGTTGCCGAACTGGTTGCGGTGAAATACCAAGGTTCTCTGAAAGCAGAGCATGGTACTGGCCGCAACATGGCGCCTTATGTGGAGTTGGAATGGGGAAAAGATGGCTACGCCTTGATGCAACAGATCAAAGCGCTGTTTGACCCAGAAAGACTGCTCAACCCCGGCGTTATTATTAACGACAATCCGAATTCACACATAACAAACCTGAAGCCAATGCCTGCTGCCGATGACCTTGTCGACCGCTGCATTGAGTGTGGCTTCTGTGAGCCTGTTTGTCCGTCTCGCACTTTAACCCTATCGCCACGTCAACGCATTGTTCTCTACCGAGAACTGCAACGCCGCCGAGCTGCGGGTGAAGAAATAGAAGCAAGCGAACTAGAGAAAACCTTCGAATACCAAGGCATAGATACCTGCGCTGCAACTGGCCTGTGTGCCGAGCGTTGCCCTGTGGGTATCAACACTGGTGACTTGATTAAGAAGCTTCGTATTGCCAAGTACGAGAAATTTACGCCAATCGCAAAGTGGACAGCGGATCATTTCTCGACCACTACAAAACTCACCAAGGCTGGCCTCAAAACCAATCAAGTGGCGAGCAAAGTATTAGGCGCAAACACAGTCGGCAAGCTAACCAACGGCCTGCGCTCGATGACGAAAGGCGCGACACCCGTTTGGATGCCAGAAATGCCACAGTCCAACAGTCACTCACTAACAGCTTCACCAGTGACGGCAGAAAACTCAAGTAATCATAAGAAGGTGGTTTACCTGCCTTCGTGTGCGAGTCGAACTATGGGACAACAAAGCGATGCGGGCGATCAACGCCCTCTGACTGAAGTGACCATGTCTTTACTCAACAAGGCAGGATTCGAGGTTATTCTTCCGAAGAAATTAGATGACCAATGTTGTGGTATGCCTTACGACAGTAAAGGCATGACCGACTTAGCTCAATCGAAAGCACAACAGCTCGAAGAAGTGTTGTGGCAAGCGAGTCGTCAGGGTGAATACCCAGTTTTGATGGACACAAGCCCATGTGCTAAACGCAGTATTGAACAATTCACCAAACCGTTAGAGGTATTAGAGCCGACAGGGTTTGTGAATCAATATTTGCTTGAACATCTGACGCTTGAGCCGCTACAAGAAACCGTGATGCTGCATGTCACTTGTAGCTCTCGTCGAATGGGCTTAGAAGGTGCAATGTTAAACCTTGCTAAAGCCTGTACCGAAGAGGTCATCGTTCCTGAACATATTCAGTGTTGTGGTTGGGCGGGTGATAAAGGTTTTACTACGCCAGAGCTAAACGAGGCTGCGGTACACCCACTAAAAGAGCAAGTACCAAGCAACTGCACTCGTGGATTTAGCAACAGCCGAACCTGTGAGATCGGTTTATCACACCACAGCGGCATTCCGTATCAGTCAATCTTGTACTTGGTTGACGAAGTGGCGCAATAG
- a CDS encoding ABC transporter permease subunit: MLSAETLRRTLFILTPWLSRIASLIVVVILVGLMPDIAGIDPSQSILRARAGQQHLLTPEALAAVGADLQLDRSASERLIDWVGSAFSGDLGKSWIDGSSVALGIQKTASTSLFLMSSALVMTFVLCGAGLLATLRSWKKGKLGQSYSSLSTVLISLPEYVVASVLILVFSIWLGWLPPYGWQGWQDIWLPSLALALPASGLFSRLLRDSLQRVLNEPWVITWLSANVHSNQIIRFALKRALSSLIPQIAMIVIGLTGGAVAVELIFSIPGIGRMILGAAKAQDLPMLQGGLLVLLLFSIAVSSMSLFVQQLILGHSLKSGKLISSHSSFRFTQSRTKRAVAFSIFSFLFAIVVWAAFRDPYTSQFARLADPSWQAPLGADGIGRDLLARIGSGMVSTFQAGILATFLSLVTGIIMGFNTRFSQGLIEITKGIPYIIAGLLVAGLTGMNPNSALIAIVLVSWAPLAAHCSSLIVEAKAQPYTHLAPLWGTSKLRIFRFYLLPYVLPPLLRHAMLRLPVITLSLTSLSFIGLGAKPPEPEWGLMIAENLPYIERAPLAVMGPIIGLILLGAAINMMFDD; the protein is encoded by the coding sequence ATGCTATCTGCTGAGACTCTGCGTCGAACCTTATTTATCTTGACGCCTTGGCTATCAAGAATCGCCTCACTGATCGTGGTGGTGATTCTTGTTGGCTTGATGCCTGACATTGCAGGCATCGACCCAAGCCAATCCATCCTGCGTGCGAGAGCGGGGCAACAACACCTGCTTACGCCTGAAGCTTTAGCGGCGGTAGGTGCTGATCTTCAGCTTGACCGTTCGGCAAGCGAGCGCCTGATCGACTGGGTAGGAAGTGCCTTTTCGGGAGACCTAGGTAAATCCTGGATTGACGGCTCTTCGGTTGCATTAGGCATTCAAAAAACAGCGTCTACATCTCTGTTTTTGATGTCTAGCGCGCTTGTGATGACTTTCGTACTGTGCGGTGCAGGCTTACTTGCTACTTTACGCAGTTGGAAGAAGGGCAAATTAGGGCAGAGTTACAGCAGTTTAAGCACCGTATTAATATCGTTGCCAGAGTACGTGGTGGCCTCGGTATTAATACTGGTATTCTCAATCTGGTTAGGTTGGCTACCACCGTATGGTTGGCAAGGCTGGCAAGATATTTGGCTACCGAGTTTGGCGCTCGCACTGCCTGCTAGCGGTCTGTTTAGTCGTCTACTCAGAGACAGTTTACAACGCGTTCTTAATGAACCTTGGGTGATCACTTGGCTCAGTGCCAACGTTCACTCCAATCAAATTATTCGCTTTGCGCTGAAAAGAGCGCTGAGCAGTCTGATCCCGCAAATTGCGATGATCGTGATTGGTTTAACCGGTGGCGCGGTTGCGGTTGAGCTTATCTTCTCGATTCCGGGTATCGGGCGCATGATACTTGGTGCTGCGAAGGCGCAAGACTTGCCGATGCTGCAAGGCGGCCTGTTGGTATTGCTGCTGTTTTCAATTGCCGTGAGCAGCATGAGCTTGTTTGTTCAGCAGCTGATTCTTGGTCACAGCCTGAAAAGCGGTAAGCTGATTAGTAGTCACTCTTCGTTTCGCTTTACGCAAAGCCGCACCAAGCGTGCTGTTGCCTTCTCAATATTCTCATTCCTGTTTGCGATTGTGGTTTGGGCGGCATTTCGAGACCCATACACCAGTCAATTTGCTCGTTTAGCCGATCCAAGTTGGCAAGCGCCATTGGGTGCGGATGGTATTGGCCGAGATCTGTTAGCGAGAATCGGTTCAGGTATGGTTTCGACCTTCCAAGCTGGTATTCTGGCAACGTTCTTGAGCTTGGTGACAGGCATTATCATGGGCTTCAACACTCGTTTTAGCCAAGGCCTTATCGAGATAACTAAGGGTATCCCTTACATCATTGCAGGCCTGTTGGTTGCTGGCTTAACGGGCATGAACCCGAACAGCGCATTAATCGCGATTGTATTGGTATCTTGGGCGCCATTAGCGGCGCATTGCTCAAGCTTGATAGTGGAAGCGAAGGCTCAGCCTTATACTCATCTCGCACCGTTGTGGGGAACGAGCAAGCTTAGAATCTTCCGTTTCTATCTGCTGCCTTACGTATTGCCACCGCTACTAAGACACGCGATGTTGAGGCTGCCGGTGATTACATTGAGCCTGACCTCACTGAGCTTCATCGGTTTAGGGGCTAAGCCACCTGAACCTGAGTGGGGTTTGATGATTGCAGAGAATCTGCCTTACATCGAGCGCGCACCATTGGCAGTAATGGGGCCAATCATTGGGCTGATTCTGTTAGGCGCGGCCATTAACATGATGTTTGATGACTAA
- a CDS encoding ABC transporter substrate-binding protein, with the protein MRFNSIKLACALALALPLTGCFDSQPESSEASVKSEIRVAMMQPPRTGLSPLSDDAFKLSRWSTAETLVNLSPTSEAEPMLATDWKHVDPLTWQFTVRQGVKFHDGSTLTAESVVNSLQKALEAAPKPRILDGVELEVRAMDNYRVEIKTSFDDPLLPSRLSSPQLAILAASAYQEDGRVSPIGAGTGPFELTEINGTTSAKLKRFDGYWGEKAQVESVIAEYVPNGFARAAALRTGTADIVEAVPVSQIATIDSNLLYEVAMPRTNTLYLNNKSGVFSDIELRKVAAAAVDREQIVNTVYENHADIAQGLLGPALAWAEPIRPEGQAIDKTLKANGESIVIGTFTDRAELPEVAALLKQQLEAAGFKVELDIREYAQIENDALSGKFDAFILSRATVLDSGDPVAYMMSDFGCKGSFNLGQFCSQEVDQALTHADLQPLGALRQQAIIEAEQKILNDFAAIPLLHERVIQGESERVSNVVRDPSERRLVDQTTQVNAATQVN; encoded by the coding sequence ATGCGTTTTAATTCAATCAAACTGGCTTGCGCTCTAGCGCTGGCTCTGCCTTTGACGGGCTGTTTTGACTCTCAACCAGAGTCGAGCGAAGCTTCGGTCAAATCTGAAATTCGTGTTGCGATGATGCAGCCACCAAGAACGGGCCTATCGCCACTTTCTGATGACGCGTTCAAACTATCGCGTTGGAGCACGGCTGAAACGCTAGTTAACCTAAGCCCAACTTCAGAAGCTGAGCCAATGCTGGCAACGGATTGGAAACACGTTGATCCACTGACTTGGCAATTCACGGTTCGCCAAGGTGTTAAATTCCACGATGGCTCGACATTAACAGCAGAGTCTGTTGTTAACTCACTACAGAAAGCGCTGGAAGCGGCACCTAAGCCACGCATCCTAGATGGCGTAGAGCTAGAAGTGAGAGCAATGGACAACTACCGTGTAGAGATCAAAACCAGCTTTGATGACCCTCTTCTACCAAGCCGTTTATCAAGCCCTCAATTAGCGATCCTAGCAGCAAGCGCGTACCAAGAAGATGGCCGTGTTAGCCCAATTGGCGCAGGTACTGGTCCGTTTGAATTGACTGAAATTAACGGTACAACCAGCGCGAAACTAAAACGTTTTGATGGTTACTGGGGTGAAAAAGCGCAAGTTGAATCTGTAATTGCAGAATACGTTCCTAATGGCTTTGCTCGTGCTGCAGCTCTAAGAACAGGTACGGCTGACATTGTTGAAGCTGTGCCAGTTTCACAAATCGCGACCATTGATTCGAACCTGCTTTACGAAGTAGCAATGCCTCGTACCAACACGCTTTACCTGAACAATAAGTCAGGCGTATTTAGCGATATTGAACTACGTAAAGTAGCGGCGGCTGCAGTAGACCGTGAGCAAATCGTGAATACCGTTTATGAAAACCACGCGGACATCGCGCAAGGCCTACTAGGTCCAGCACTTGCTTGGGCTGAGCCGATTCGACCTGAAGGTCAAGCAATCGACAAAACGCTAAAAGCAAACGGTGAAAGCATTGTTATCGGTACCTTTACCGACCGTGCTGAGCTTCCAGAAGTGGCAGCACTACTTAAACAGCAACTTGAAGCGGCTGGTTTCAAAGTTGAGCTGGATATCCGTGAATACGCTCAGATCGAAAACGATGCGCTATCAGGTAAGTTTGATGCGTTCATTCTTTCTCGTGCAACCGTTCTAGATTCGGGTGACCCAGTGGCTTACATGATGAGTGACTTTGGCTGTAAGGGTTCATTCAACCTTGGTCAATTCTGTTCTCAAGAAGTAGACCAAGCACTGACTCACGCTGATCTGCAACCATTAGGTGCACTGCGTCAGCAAGCGATCATCGAAGCTGAGCAAAAAATCCTGAACGACTTCGCTGCTATTCCACTGCTTCACGAACGTGTGATTCAAGGTGAGAGCGAGCGTGTAAGCAATGTAGTTCGTGACCCAAGTGAACGTCGCTTGGTTGATCAAACGACACAAGTTAACGCGGCAACACAGGTTAACTAA
- a CDS encoding ABC transporter ATP-binding protein — protein sequence MSSTLSLNSEVSPSMPVIDSETQTPIEIKFENVGVHYYSVPSWLGGKAFKALQNIDLNVEDKSLAIVGRSGAGKSTLIELLFGLKAPTLGSISLFGHSLPIRNSKAQAAVCRLIQLVPQEPHTSLNPYYTVRQILAEPLSNLDVSGSHESIIEETLLDVGLPATLLSLKPNQLSTGQAQRVAIARALVVRPAVLVADEPTASLDPVNRQRLLDLLNSLKKKRDMRIVLVTHDLGAAKALCEEILVLDHGEMVEHGPTLQVMSEPAHPATQMLIESQPLSKSTC from the coding sequence ATGAGCTCGACCTTATCACTAAATTCAGAAGTCTCACCGTCAATGCCTGTGATTGATTCAGAAACACAAACACCGATTGAGATTAAGTTTGAGAATGTCGGGGTTCATTATTACTCAGTGCCGAGTTGGTTGGGTGGTAAGGCGTTCAAAGCGCTACAGAACATCGACCTCAATGTTGAAGACAAAAGCCTGGCTATTGTTGGACGTTCTGGTGCCGGTAAATCTACGCTGATTGAACTGCTGTTTGGTTTGAAAGCGCCAACTCTCGGTAGCATCAGCTTGTTTGGTCATTCGCTGCCTATTCGCAATAGCAAAGCGCAAGCAGCTGTGTGTCGTTTGATCCAATTGGTGCCACAAGAACCACACACGAGTCTTAACCCTTACTACACCGTTCGACAGATCTTAGCCGAGCCGCTAAGTAACCTAGATGTTTCTGGTAGTCATGAAAGCATCATTGAAGAGACGCTGTTGGACGTTGGCTTACCTGCCACTTTGCTATCACTAAAACCCAATCAGCTTTCTACAGGCCAAGCTCAACGTGTGGCTATTGCTCGGGCGCTTGTCGTTAGACCCGCAGTGTTGGTGGCCGATGAACCGACTGCCAGTCTTGACCCTGTGAATCGTCAAAGGCTGTTAGATTTACTCAATTCACTGAAAAAAAAGCGCGACATGCGCATCGTTTTGGTGACACACGATCTCGGCGCAGCAAAAGCACTTTGTGAAGAAATTCTGGTTCTTGACCATGGCGAGATGGTGGAGCATGGACCGACACTTCAAGTGATGAGCGAACCTGCTCATCCAGCGACTCAGATGCTGATCGAATCTCAGCCTCTTTCGAAATCTACTTGTTAA
- a CDS encoding ATP-binding cassette domain-containing protein, giving the protein MNAPLLSVDRLTIKTSSRTLFQDIHFDVYRGELLAIMGPSGIGKSMLSRAIAGFMPETVEVEGYISLSGEAVCGLPMLQRTAAQRPAVIFQDALQALNPLVSIEGQLSLAFTGTRTKLKSQDKLKLTELLVQLGFPNPETILPLYPSQISGGQRQRVCIAIGLLSNADIIIADEPTSALDPVTEQEILKLIRDNVKQRQIGGLLITHDLHSALACDKLLVIDDGGVVAYGAPKHALESSSHAFCCSLRDLIE; this is encoded by the coding sequence GTGAACGCCCCACTTTTGTCTGTTGACCGATTAACGATCAAAACCTCTTCGAGAACACTTTTCCAAGATATCCACTTCGATGTGTATCGAGGTGAGCTGTTGGCGATCATGGGCCCTTCAGGCATTGGTAAGTCGATGCTTTCACGTGCGATTGCGGGCTTTATGCCAGAAACAGTGGAGGTTGAAGGTTATATTTCCCTGTCTGGTGAAGCGGTGTGTGGTTTGCCTATGTTGCAAAGAACCGCAGCACAACGACCGGCGGTTATCTTCCAAGACGCCCTTCAAGCATTGAACCCTCTCGTTTCCATTGAAGGCCAACTCAGTCTGGCATTCACGGGCACTCGCACTAAGCTTAAATCGCAAGACAAACTCAAGCTCACCGAATTGCTAGTACAACTCGGTTTCCCAAATCCAGAAACCATCTTGCCGTTGTATCCGAGCCAAATCTCCGGAGGACAACGTCAACGAGTGTGTATTGCGATTGGCTTGTTGAGTAACGCCGATATCATCATTGCAGATGAACCAACCAGTGCGTTAGATCCGGTAACAGAGCAAGAGATACTTAAGCTGATTCGCGACAATGTTAAGCAACGCCAAATTGGTGGTTTGCTTATTACCCATGACCTGCACAGTGCCTTAGCGTGTGACAAGTTATTGGTGATCGATGATGGCGGTGTGGTGGCTTATGGTGCACCGAAACACGCGCTTGAATCGAGCTCTCACGCTTTCTGCTGTTCATTGAGAGACCTAATCGAATGA
- a CDS encoding MATE family efflux transporter has product MTITHKDYLKIAFPFIISTVTQPLLGAVDTAVIGQLGIAELIGGVAIGTIIMNTMYWLFGFFRVSTTGQSAMALGRGQRSELAGSLMRPFVLSGLVGLIFILIQPLIWQGAMWVIEPEANVAEHAHIYFSVLIYGAPFVLLNYTIIGWLMGQAKAKEVLYTQVFGNVLNIVLDAVFVLYFDLGVAGVAYASLIAQITTFAIGMTLVMKTSNISISEFLQGSKMTKKDLSTIISSNTDLLLRTICILVFFNMMARTGSKLGTDVLAANAILMQVTFIVSYMFDGIANASSVFAGKAVGQKNPSMLDRVVRLNFQWTAGFIAALTLLTLVFKDSIVFLFTDIPTLVALYQDMAPWLIVFPLVAGFGLTVYGIFTGTGTTRPVRDSSIATLLVFLAVQAFTIDIWGNHGLWLAFTLFYLGRIAFLYPFISQIKQKCLPIEGASVPNH; this is encoded by the coding sequence ATGACCATTACCCACAAAGATTATCTGAAAATCGCTTTCCCTTTCATCATCTCAACGGTGACTCAGCCTCTGCTTGGCGCCGTGGATACCGCCGTGATTGGTCAGCTTGGCATCGCTGAACTGATCGGTGGCGTAGCGATCGGCACCATCATTATGAACACCATGTATTGGTTGTTTGGCTTTTTCCGTGTCAGTACGACAGGGCAAAGTGCGATGGCATTGGGTAGAGGTCAACGCTCTGAGTTAGCGGGCAGTTTGATGCGTCCATTTGTGTTGTCTGGCTTGGTGGGTTTGATCTTTATCTTGATACAACCGCTCATCTGGCAAGGTGCAATGTGGGTGATAGAGCCTGAAGCGAACGTGGCCGAGCACGCGCACATCTATTTTAGTGTTTTGATTTATGGCGCACCTTTTGTTCTGCTCAACTACACCATTATTGGTTGGTTAATGGGACAGGCGAAAGCCAAAGAAGTCCTTTACACACAAGTGTTTGGTAATGTGTTGAACATTGTTTTAGATGCGGTATTCGTGCTCTATTTCGACTTGGGTGTGGCTGGTGTTGCTTACGCAAGTTTGATTGCACAAATCACCACCTTTGCGATTGGTATGACGCTGGTGATGAAGACCAGCAACATCTCGATCTCTGAGTTCCTGCAAGGCTCGAAGATGACCAAGAAAGACCTTTCGACAATCATCTCATCGAATACTGACCTGCTGTTACGCACGATATGTATCTTAGTGTTCTTCAACATGATGGCGCGTACAGGCTCAAAGCTGGGGACTGATGTTCTGGCTGCTAACGCAATCTTGATGCAAGTGACTTTTATTGTTAGTTACATGTTTGATGGCATTGCTAACGCATCAAGTGTGTTTGCTGGCAAAGCTGTCGGCCAGAAAAATCCTTCAATGCTTGACCGTGTGGTAAGGCTCAACTTCCAGTGGACGGCCGGTTTTATTGCTGCGCTAACGCTATTGACCTTGGTATTTAAAGACAGCATTGTTTTCTTGTTTACCGATATTCCAACGCTTGTTGCTCTATACCAAGATATGGCTCCGTGGCTGATTGTGTTCCCGCTGGTGGCAGGCTTTGGCTTGACGGTTTACGGTATCTTTACTGGAACAGGAACCACACGTCCGGTTCGAGATTCTAGCATCGCGACTTTGTTGGTATTCTTAGCGGTACAGGCGTTCACCATCGATATTTGGGGCAATCATGGTCTGTGGTTGGCGTTTACCTTGTTCTATCTTGGGCGTATTGCATTCCTATATCCGTTCATTTCTCAGATTAAACAGAAGTGCCTTCCAATAGAAGGTGCATCGGTGCCTAATCACTAG
- a CDS encoding AraC family transcriptional regulator, translated as MSRQHISRINDVLFHIHQDISQPLSAKALSEIAAYSEQHFHRTFKSVVGESLHQYIRRTRMEYAANQLMFDTTSSVVEIASKCGFSSVSSFSRAFKATFSMSPGEWRKHDLQIAEKPYLKDPEVAAGYLNVAQRVLPEPKIVETPERMAAYVRHTGYNRSIRNAWLILKAWANSEQRDFSSQFGLHHSNPAWVEMDQCRYVACIAIDEPIKYRSVVNQMVIPGGLHAVFRLNGRYGELLPQISMVLEKWLPTSGFKQRSTPAYVHYHQNHFLNIDEVFELDFYLPVSFY; from the coding sequence ATGTCACGACAACACATATCCCGAATCAATGATGTTCTGTTCCATATTCACCAAGACATCAGCCAGCCTTTGTCGGCAAAAGCGCTCTCCGAGATCGCGGCTTATTCAGAGCAACACTTCCATCGCACCTTTAAAAGCGTGGTTGGGGAGTCGTTACATCAGTACATTCGACGCACTCGAATGGAGTATGCGGCCAACCAATTGATGTTCGATACCACGTCATCAGTGGTGGAAATTGCCAGTAAGTGTGGTTTTAGTTCGGTGTCATCTTTCAGCCGAGCATTCAAAGCGACCTTTAGCATGTCGCCGGGCGAATGGCGTAAACATGATTTACAAATAGCAGAAAAACCCTACTTGAAAGATCCCGAAGTCGCGGCGGGCTATTTGAACGTGGCGCAACGAGTGTTACCCGAACCTAAGATCGTTGAAACACCTGAGCGCATGGCGGCTTATGTCCGACATACGGGTTATAACCGCTCCATTCGTAACGCGTGGCTGATATTGAAAGCGTGGGCGAACTCAGAACAGCGCGACTTTTCGAGTCAGTTTGGTTTGCATCACTCAAACCCTGCTTGGGTAGAAATGGACCAGTGCCGCTATGTGGCGTGTATCGCGATTGATGAGCCGATTAAGTACCGCAGTGTCGTGAACCAGATGGTGATTCCGGGCGGTTTACATGCTGTGTTTCGACTCAATGGTCGCTATGGTGAGTTGCTACCACAGATCAGTATGGTTTTAGAAAAGTGGTTACCTACTTCGGGTTTCAAGCAGCGTTCAACACCCGCTTATGTGCATTATCATCAGAATCACTTTCTCAACATCGATGAAGTGTTCGAACTCGATTTCTACCTTCCCGTGAGTTTTTACTAA